In a genomic window of Methylovirgula sp. 4M-Z18:
- a CDS encoding DUF1345 domain-containing protein — protein sequence MDSGVLAQHRRHFVLVRYVRARPRLFVCLLIGLVAGFLFPSHWHLATRVLLAWNLATILFLISIGSMMAHARPETIRRNAALQDEGKGVILASAIVAATASIAAIIVQLGAVKDATGLVKYMHLGLACSTILSSWAFVHVIFALHYAHEYFDEWRKEKNTDPKKRGLGIPGLDDVPDYMDFLYFAFVIGVASATADINITSRTIRRVALVHCVVAFFFNMAILGLTINIAAGLLS from the coding sequence ATGGACAGCGGAGTTTTGGCGCAGCATCGCAGGCACTTCGTCCTCGTCCGCTATGTCCGCGCCCGGCCGCGGCTGTTCGTCTGTCTGCTGATCGGCCTTGTTGCCGGCTTCCTGTTTCCAAGCCATTGGCACCTGGCGACGCGCGTCTTGCTGGCATGGAATCTCGCGACGATTTTGTTTCTGATCAGCATCGGCAGCATGATGGCGCATGCCCGTCCCGAGACGATCCGCCGCAACGCGGCCCTGCAGGACGAGGGCAAGGGCGTCATCCTCGCGTCTGCGATCGTCGCAGCAACTGCCAGCATCGCCGCCATCATCGTGCAATTGGGCGCCGTCAAGGATGCGACAGGCCTCGTGAAATATATGCACCTTGGTCTCGCCTGCAGCACGATTTTGAGTTCCTGGGCGTTCGTTCATGTGATCTTCGCACTGCATTACGCACATGAATATTTCGACGAATGGCGCAAGGAGAAGAATACCGACCCGAAGAAGCGCGGCCTTGGCATTCCCGGCCTCGATGACGTGCCGGATTATATGGACTTTCTTTATTTCGCTTTCGTGATCGGCGTCGCCTCGGCCACCGCCGACATCAACATCACCAGCCGCACGATCCGCCGCGTCGCGCTGGTGCACTGTGTCGTCGCCTTCTTCTTCAACATGGCGATTCTGGGTTTGACGATCAATATCGCGGCAGGGCTCCTATCATAA
- a CDS encoding transglycosylase domain-containing protein: protein MFDFLKDGVSADDRIAGAPKRKRSPDDDPPKRPKKPKKTVRMARTKRSLARRLAYWCVVLGVWGIIGLAGLITYYAGQLPPIDQLEVPKRPPNIAIVAEDGSLLANRGDTGGAAIHIADLPPYLPKAFVAIEDRRFYHHFGIDPLGIARAVLSDVILRRHVQGGSTLTQQLAKNLFLTQERTLSRKIQEAILAVWLEHKYTKDQILELYLNRVYFGSGAYGVEAAAEKYYGKHASQVTLSEAAVLAGLMKSPSKLAPNHNQDAANARARDVIYAMEKEGFITDAMAKLATAHPAQVAKENNSSSMNYVADYVMDVLDDTVGAIDQDIVVTTTIDPNLQNVGEKALTDVLDKKGGKFNVSQGALVAMNPSGAIKTMIGGRNYADSQFNRAVSAKRQPGSSFKPFVYLAAIERGLTPDTVREDAPLNVKGWQPENYTKRYAGPVTLTRALSQSLNTVAVRLGLEVGAKAIAATAHKLGITSDLDLNASLALGTSEVSPLEMVTAYAPFANGGIAVQPHIIRQVRTAGGQVLYTRKGSSFGRVIDQDALSMMNRMLTETLISGTARGAQLPGWQAAGKTGTSQDYRDAWFIGYTSHMITGVWLGNDDSSPTERTSGGSLPVEIWSRYMRAAHQGVPVASLPGGIWQSPAPPPEEQPDAVVSDMPQPDQVPVRQADVPPDLVPPASIPNAGRDQPPPRRGGGLFEQLFNQ from the coding sequence ATGTTTGATTTTCTGAAGGATGGCGTCTCGGCGGACGACCGGATCGCCGGCGCGCCCAAGCGCAAACGCAGCCCCGACGACGATCCGCCAAAACGGCCGAAAAAGCCGAAAAAAACGGTGCGGATGGCCCGGACGAAGCGCTCGCTCGCCCGGCGGCTGGCCTATTGGTGCGTCGTGCTCGGCGTCTGGGGCATCATCGGCCTCGCCGGGCTCATCACCTATTATGCCGGCCAATTGCCGCCCATCGACCAGCTCGAAGTGCCCAAGCGCCCGCCCAATATCGCCATCGTGGCGGAGGACGGCAGCCTGCTCGCCAATCGCGGCGATACGGGCGGCGCCGCGATCCATATCGCCGATTTGCCGCCCTATCTGCCCAAAGCCTTCGTCGCGATCGAAGACCGGCGCTTTTACCACCATTTCGGTATCGACCCGCTCGGCATCGCCCGAGCCGTTCTCTCGGACGTCATCCTGCGCCGCCACGTGCAAGGGGGCTCGACCCTGACCCAGCAGCTCGCCAAGAACCTGTTCCTGACCCAGGAGCGCACCTTGTCGCGCAAGATCCAGGAGGCGATCCTCGCCGTCTGGTTGGAGCATAAATACACCAAGGATCAGATCCTCGAGCTCTATCTCAACCGTGTCTATTTCGGTTCCGGCGCTTACGGCGTCGAGGCGGCGGCGGAGAAATATTACGGCAAGCATGCGAGCCAGGTGACACTCTCGGAAGCCGCCGTGCTCGCCGGCCTGATGAAATCGCCCTCGAAACTCGCCCCCAACCACAACCAGGATGCGGCCAATGCGCGCGCCAGGGACGTGATCTATGCCATGGAAAAAGAGGGCTTCATCACCGACGCCATGGCGAAGCTTGCCACCGCCCATCCGGCGCAGGTGGCGAAGGAAAACAATTCTTCCTCGATGAATTATGTCGCCGATTACGTGATGGACGTGCTCGACGACACGGTTGGCGCGATCGACCAGGACATCGTCGTCACCACGACGATCGATCCGAATTTGCAGAATGTCGGTGAAAAGGCGCTGACCGACGTGCTCGACAAGAAGGGCGGCAAATTCAACGTGAGCCAAGGGGCGCTCGTCGCCATGAATCCGAGCGGCGCGATCAAGACGATGATCGGCGGGCGCAATTATGCCGACAGCCAATTCAACCGCGCCGTTTCGGCCAAGCGTCAGCCCGGCTCCTCCTTCAAGCCGTTCGTCTATCTGGCCGCGATCGAGCGCGGCCTGACGCCGGATACGGTGCGCGAGGATGCGCCGCTGAACGTGAAGGGCTGGCAGCCGGAAAATTACACCAAACGCTATGCCGGTCCTGTCACGCTCACCCGGGCGCTGTCGCAATCACTCAACACGGTGGCCGTGCGGCTCGGGCTCGAAGTCGGCGCCAAGGCGATCGCGGCGACGGCGCACAAGCTCGGCATCACCTCCGACCTCGACCTCAATGCGTCGCTCGCGCTGGGCACGTCGGAGGTCTCGCCGCTCGAAATGGTGACGGCCTATGCACCTTTCGCCAATGGCGGCATTGCGGTGCAGCCGCATATCATCCGACAAGTTCGCACGGCGGGCGGTCAGGTTCTCTATACGCGCAAAGGCTCGAGCTTCGGCCGCGTGATCGACCAGGACGCGCTGTCCATGATGAACCGCATGCTGACCGAGACGCTGATTTCCGGCACGGCGCGCGGCGCGCAATTGCCGGGCTGGCAGGCCGCCGGCAAGACCGGCACGAGCCAGGATTACCGCGATGCGTGGTTCATCGGCTATACGAGCCACATGATCACCGGCGTCTGGCTCGGCAACGACGATTCCTCGCCGACCGAGCGCACCTCCGGCGGTTCCTTGCCGGTCGAGATCTGGAGCCGCTACATGCGCGCGGCGCATCAGGGCGTGCCCGTGGCCAGCCTGCCCGGCGGCATCTGGCAAAGCCCGGCGCCGCCGCCCGAAGAGCAACCGGATGCGGTCGTCTCCGATATGCCGCAGCCCGATCAGGTGCCGGTCCGGCAGGCCGATGTGCCACCGGACCTCGTTCCGCCGGCGTCGATCCCGAATGCCGGCCGCGATCAACCGCCGCCGCGGCGGGGGGGCGGCCTGTTTGAGCAATTGTTCAATCAGTGA
- the dnaN gene encoding DNA polymerase III subunit beta, translated as MLVTLERAALLKSLGHVHRVVERRNTIPILSNVLLQAKGQSLTLKATDLDLEVTETLGADVTQPGGTTLPAHVLYDIVRKLPDGAQVSLETTGESGQLTLRSGRSRFQLQSLPESDFPDLSADDLSHKFVLAAGDLKKLIEKTQFAISTEETRYYLNGIYMHTTDVGGHAMLRAVATDGHRLARVEIPAPAGSVGMAGVIIPRKCVAEVLKLIESSGDDITVEMSTTKARFTFAGVVLTSKLIDGTFPDYGRVIPANNDKRLVVERDTFAQAVDRVSTISSERGRAVKLSLADGRLTLSVTNPDSGSATEELEVDYDAAPIDIGFNARYLLDIAAQLDSDTALLKLADAGSPTLVQDRDGAAALYVLMPMRV; from the coding sequence ATGCTCGTGACCCTCGAACGCGCGGCCCTGCTCAAATCGCTCGGCCATGTCCACCGCGTCGTCGAGCGGCGCAACACGATCCCGATCCTGTCCAACGTGCTGTTGCAGGCCAAGGGTCAGTCGCTGACGCTCAAGGCCACCGACCTCGATCTGGAAGTGACCGAAACCCTCGGCGCCGATGTGACCCAGCCCGGCGGCACCACTTTGCCGGCTCATGTGCTCTATGACATCGTGCGCAAATTGCCGGACGGCGCGCAGGTTTCGTTGGAGACGACCGGCGAATCCGGCCAATTGACCCTCCGTTCGGGCCGCTCGCGCTTCCAATTGCAAAGCCTGCCCGAAAGCGATTTTCCCGACCTGTCGGCGGATGACCTCAGCCACAAATTCGTCCTGGCGGCGGGCGATCTGAAAAAGCTGATCGAAAAGACCCAGTTCGCCATTTCCACCGAAGAGACGCGTTATTACCTCAACGGCATTTACATGCATACGACGGATGTCGGCGGCCACGCCATGTTGCGCGCGGTCGCGACCGACGGCCACCGCCTGGCGCGCGTGGAAATTCCGGCCCCAGCCGGTTCGGTCGGCATGGCCGGCGTGATCATTCCGCGCAAATGCGTGGCCGAAGTGCTGAAATTGATCGAAAGCAGCGGCGACGACATCACGGTGGAAATGTCCACCACCAAGGCGCGGTTCACCTTCGCCGGCGTCGTGCTGACCTCCAAGCTGATCGACGGCACGTTCCCGGATTACGGCCGCGTCATTCCGGCCAACAACGATAAGCGCTTGGTCGTCGAGCGCGACACATTCGCGCAGGCGGTCGACCGTGTGTCCACCATCTCCTCGGAGCGCGGCCGCGCGGTGAAACTCTCGCTCGCCGATGGCCGCCTGACCTTGTCCGTCACCAATCCGGACAGCGGTTCGGCGACGGAAGAATTGGAAGTCGATTACGACGCCGCGCCGATCGATATCGGCTTCAACGCGCGCTACCTGCTCGACATTGCGGCGCAGCTTGATAGCGATACGGCGCTTTTGAAGCTCGCCGATGCGGGTTCGCCGACCCTGGTGCAGGACCGCGACGGCGCAGCGGCCCTTTACGTGCTCATGCCGATGCGCGTGTAA
- a CDS encoding GNAT family N-acetyltransferase, whose product MSLHIRPAARADAPHIWRFLHDLAEYEKLLDTFTVSEEKLADALFCLQPKVFCDLAEWNGAPAGIAIWYYNYTTFGGQHGIYLEDLYVGQSHRGLGLGRALLAHLAARCVAEDLVRLDWSVLTWNTPAIDFYKQLGAEMKDDWAGCKLTGAALRGLAASARR is encoded by the coding sequence ATGTCGCTGCACATTCGCCCCGCGGCGCGCGCGGACGCGCCGCACATCTGGCGTTTCCTGCATGATTTGGCGGAATACGAGAAGCTCCTGGACACGTTCACGGTGAGCGAAGAAAAGCTCGCTGACGCGTTGTTCTGCCTGCAGCCGAAGGTGTTTTGCGATCTTGCCGAATGGAACGGCGCACCTGCGGGGATCGCGATCTGGTATTACAATTACACGACCTTCGGCGGGCAGCACGGCATCTATCTCGAAGATCTCTATGTCGGGCAATCGCACCGCGGCCTCGGCCTTGGCCGTGCCCTGCTCGCGCATCTCGCCGCGCGCTGCGTCGCCGAAGACCTTGTGCGTCTCGATTGGTCGGTGCTGACATGGAACACGCCGGCGATCGATTTTTACAAACAGCTCGGCGCCGAGATGAAGGACGATTGGGCTGGGTGCAAGCTCACTGGCGCCGCGCTGCGAGGCTTAGCGGCGAGCGCGCGTCGATAA
- a CDS encoding class I SAM-dependent methyltransferase, translating into MIADARDFILTHTRPLCMPHAPEITLHLADEATELWLKTEEELGEMGLPPPFWAFAWAGGQALARYILDSPQVVAGKRVLDFASGSGLVGIACALSGAAKVEASEIDSFALAAIPLNAELNGVTLFPRTGDIIGESGDWDVVLAGDVSYERDMAKRVTDWLFALRAQGKTVLIGDPGRAYLDRERLTAVAEYQVPVTRALEDSEIKRSCVWQFK; encoded by the coding sequence ATGATCGCAGACGCCCGCGACTTCATTCTCACCCACACGCGCCCATTGTGTATGCCGCACGCGCCCGAGATCACGTTGCATCTTGCGGACGAGGCGACCGAACTGTGGCTGAAGACCGAAGAAGAACTCGGCGAAATGGGTCTGCCACCGCCGTTTTGGGCCTTCGCTTGGGCAGGCGGCCAGGCGTTGGCGCGCTACATTCTCGATTCGCCGCAAGTGGTTGCCGGCAAGCGCGTGCTCGATTTTGCCTCGGGCTCAGGCCTTGTCGGCATTGCTTGTGCGCTCAGCGGCGCGGCGAAAGTCGAGGCGAGCGAGATCGATTCCTTCGCGCTCGCTGCCATTCCGCTCAATGCGGAACTGAATGGCGTGACGCTTTTTCCACGCACCGGCGACATCATCGGCGAAAGCGGCGATTGGGATGTGGTGCTCGCGGGCGATGTATCCTACGAGCGGGACATGGCGAAGCGCGTGACGGATTGGCTGTTCGCCTTGCGGGCGCAAGGCAAGACCGTTCTGATCGGCGATCCGGGCCGCGCCTATCTCGATCGCGAACGGCTCACTGCCGTCGCCGAATATCAGGTGCCGGTGACGCGGGCGCTCGAAGACAGCGAAATCAAGCGCTCGTGTGTTTGGCAGTTTAAGTGA
- a CDS encoding glycosyltransferase family 4 protein, translating into MTDRRKLLFLVSEDWFFISHFLVTAQAAIHAGFDVRVALRVKDEARVKTIEDAGVKLIRINHVRGFGSPLAMLGDIGNYARVIRGVAPDVLHLVSLRIVLFGAVAGILAGARKRLHAVTGLGVMGASTSAKAKIARRVIGFLLRYPLNGRNVRLVFENADDPISLGLNPNDPRHVTVGGAGVDPDAWAVAPLPPGRPLKLALVARMVESKGVIEAVEAVQAARRQGADVTLDLYGDPDPENPRSITEATLRQWSQHDGIAWHGRTLDIARVWRDHHIALVPSRGGEGLPRSLLEAAASGRAILTTSTPGCDTYVRDGIEGLIVPPADVPALTKAILRFCADPTLVTACAQAARARLNDGFTTAAVTAKFVAVYQELARSR; encoded by the coding sequence ATGACCGACCGCCGCAAACTCCTCTTTCTCGTCAGCGAAGACTGGTTTTTCATTTCGCATTTTCTTGTCACCGCGCAAGCCGCAATCCATGCCGGCTTCGATGTGAGGGTGGCGCTGCGTGTGAAGGACGAGGCGCGCGTCAAAACCATTGAAGACGCAGGCGTCAAGCTCATTCGCATCAACCATGTGCGCGGTTTCGGCTCACCACTCGCCATGCTCGGCGATATCGGCAATTACGCCCGCGTCATTCGCGGCGTGGCACCGGACGTGCTGCATCTCGTGTCCCTGCGCATTGTGCTGTTCGGCGCAGTGGCCGGCATTCTCGCGGGGGCGCGCAAGCGGCTGCACGCGGTGACGGGCCTTGGTGTGATGGGCGCGAGCACCAGCGCGAAAGCGAAGATCGCGCGCCGGGTCATCGGCTTTTTGCTGCGCTACCCGCTCAACGGCCGGAACGTGCGCCTCGTGTTCGAAAATGCCGACGATCCGATCAGCCTGGGGCTCAACCCCAACGATCCGCGCCATGTGACCGTCGGCGGTGCCGGCGTCGATCCGGATGCCTGGGCGGTTGCGCCCTTGCCGCCGGGGCGGCCGCTCAAGCTCGCGCTGGTCGCGCGTATGGTGGAATCGAAAGGCGTGATCGAGGCGGTCGAGGCGGTCCAAGCCGCGCGGCGGCAGGGCGCCGACGTGACGCTCGATCTTTATGGCGATCCCGATCCGGAAAATCCGCGCAGCATTACCGAAGCGACCTTGCGGCAATGGTCGCAACATGACGGCATCGCGTGGCATGGCCGCACGTTGGATATTGCCCGGGTCTGGCGCGACCATCACATCGCACTGGTGCCGTCGCGCGGCGGCGAGGGGCTGCCGCGTTCGCTGCTGGAGGCTGCGGCGTCGGGACGCGCCATTCTCACGACCTCCACGCCGGGCTGCGATACATATGTGCGCGACGGCATCGAGGGATTGATCGTACCGCCAGCCGATGTGCCGGCGCTGACAAAGGCCATTTTGCGCTTTTGCGCCGATCCGACGCTGGTCACCGCCTGCGCGCAGGCGGCGCGGGCGCGCTTGAATGACGGCTTCACCACGGCGGCGGTGACGGCGAAGTTCGTCGCCGTCTATCAAGAGCTCGCGCGCAGCCGATGA
- a CDS encoding methylated-DNA--[protein]-cysteine S-methyltransferase: MSTDYHYRLFDTAFGPCGLAWGEDGIVSLRIPGEDAATIERRLRQLTGKHAPSTPPKVILHAIVKIQAYLDGRDVSFDDVKLDVSACEPLHQKVYAAARALPYGRTMTYGEMAKSIGQPEGARDVGYALSRNPIAIIIPCHRILAAGNQIGGFSAYGGTKTKERLLILEGASFAAPPAKEKKPAGDQLQLLF, translated from the coding sequence ATGAGCACCGATTATCACTACCGGCTTTTCGACACCGCTTTCGGTCCCTGCGGTCTGGCCTGGGGCGAAGATGGCATCGTCTCCTTGCGCATTCCTGGCGAGGATGCCGCGACGATCGAGCGCAGGCTGCGGCAATTGACCGGCAAGCATGCGCCGAGCACGCCGCCCAAGGTCATTCTGCATGCGATTGTGAAAATCCAGGCCTATCTCGACGGCCGCGACGTGTCGTTCGACGACGTGAAACTCGATGTCAGCGCCTGCGAACCGCTGCATCAAAAAGTCTATGCCGCCGCCCGGGCGCTCCCCTACGGCCGCACCATGACCTATGGCGAAATGGCGAAATCCATCGGCCAGCCCGAGGGCGCGCGCGATGTCGGCTATGCCCTGTCGCGCAATCCGATCGCGATCATCATTCCCTGCCACCGCATTCTGGCAGCCGGCAATCAGATCGGCGGGTTTTCCGCCTATGGCGGCACCAAAACCAAGGAACGGCTGCTCATTCTGGAAGGCGCGTCCTTTGCCGCGCCGCCGGCGAAAGAGAAGAAACCGGCGGGCGATCAGTTACAATTGCTGTTCTAA
- a CDS encoding ornithine cyclodeaminase family protein, which yields MPPLYLTYMNRFDVEALRITDDEVLAAIEDQLATQGRGEAVIEPRMHLEPGVVHGHFNVLRGSLGGEVDAAGVKVVSDFYDNYKYNLPSELAILMLFDRFKGVPRAIIDASAITDMRTGAVTAIGAKYLARKNSKVLGHIGARGTAYWNVRLLDKLFHFEEIRVHSRRPESRDAFAARLEKDLGKRIVVTDDWESCVRGADIVVEASRLTKPEPLLKTEWIKKGALVMPYGTMSAVELSLADLADKFLMDDFGQARAGRFGALRPHFDAGILHEGRYHAEIGQVVAGLKPGRESDDETILFWHRGLSLSDIALGHAMLKKGEALGIGQRLRFG from the coding sequence ATGCCGCCACTCTATCTGACCTATATGAACCGCTTCGACGTCGAGGCGCTGAGGATCACCGACGACGAAGTGTTGGCGGCGATCGAGGATCAGCTCGCCACGCAAGGGCGGGGCGAAGCGGTCATCGAGCCGCGCATGCATCTCGAACCCGGCGTCGTGCATGGCCATTTCAACGTGCTGCGCGGCTCGCTCGGCGGCGAGGTCGACGCGGCCGGCGTCAAGGTCGTCTCGGACTTTTACGACAATTACAAATACAACCTGCCGTCCGAACTCGCGATCCTCATGCTGTTCGACCGCTTCAAGGGTGTGCCGCGCGCCATCATCGACGCGTCTGCCATTACCGATATGCGCACCGGCGCGGTCACGGCGATCGGTGCCAAATATCTGGCGCGGAAGAATTCCAAGGTGCTCGGCCATATCGGCGCGCGCGGCACCGCCTATTGGAACGTGCGGCTGCTGGATAAGCTCTTCCACTTCGAAGAGATCCGCGTCCATTCGCGTCGCCCCGAAAGCCGCGATGCTTTCGCGGCACGGCTCGAAAAGGACCTCGGCAAGCGCATCGTCGTCACCGACGACTGGGAGAGTTGCGTGCGCGGCGCCGACATTGTGGTGGAGGCCTCGCGCCTGACCAAGCCGGAGCCTCTGCTGAAAACCGAATGGATCAAGAAAGGCGCGCTTGTGATGCCCTACGGCACGATGAGCGCGGTCGAATTGTCGCTGGCCGATCTTGCCGATAAGTTCCTCATGGACGATTTCGGCCAGGCGCGGGCTGGACGTTTCGGCGCGCTGCGCCCGCATTTCGATGCCGGGATCTTGCACGAGGGACGCTATCATGCCGAGATCGGCCAGGTCGTCGCGGGGTTGAAACCGGGGCGTGAGAGCGATGACGAGACGATTTTGTTCTGGCATCGCGGCCTGTCGCTGTCGGATATCGCGCTCGGCCATGCCATGCTGAAGAAGGGCGAGGCGTTGGGCATCGGGCAAAGATTGAGGTTCGGCTGA
- a CDS encoding ketopantoate reductase family protein: MEIRKIAVVGAGSVGAVVAWHLARAGFNPSIVARSASAALLQRDGLTLGGAGNDETVRMAVTDAPASLGPQDLVLVGFKAHDWPGGLPSVLPLIGPDTIVVPLLNGIPWWFFQGYGGAHDCRTVRSVDPDERLVKTVPPAQILGGVVYVGAERVDAAHVTWNGRKTLVLGEPSGGISERLTKVVAVLSRAGFEAQASDAIRDAVWRKLFGNISFNPLSVVAGATIGRMLDHPPLRRILVAMIAETVAVAGPLGLKGTVDIEARLNMPPSMLDFKTSMLQDFEAGRPLELGALSGAVGELAELVGVKTPMIDAIGALAAERSLAPAGKTIHKSLL; encoded by the coding sequence ATGGAGATACGCAAAATTGCCGTTGTCGGCGCCGGCTCGGTCGGCGCCGTCGTCGCGTGGCATCTCGCCCGCGCCGGGTTCAATCCCAGCATCGTCGCGCGTAGCGCCAGCGCCGCACTATTGCAGCGCGACGGCTTGACGCTCGGCGGCGCCGGCAATGACGAAACGGTGCGCATGGCCGTCACCGACGCGCCGGCAAGCCTTGGGCCGCAGGATCTGGTGCTCGTCGGCTTCAAGGCGCACGATTGGCCCGGCGGCCTTCCCTCGGTGTTGCCGTTGATCGGACCGGACACGATCGTCGTGCCGCTGCTCAACGGCATTCCGTGGTGGTTTTTTCAAGGATACGGTGGCGCGCATGATTGCCGCACCGTCCGGTCGGTCGACCCCGACGAACGGCTCGTCAAGACGGTGCCGCCGGCTCAGATCCTGGGCGGCGTCGTTTATGTGGGAGCCGAGCGCGTCGATGCGGCCCATGTGACATGGAACGGCCGCAAGACATTAGTCTTGGGCGAGCCGTCGGGCGGCATCAGCGAACGGCTGACAAAAGTCGTCGCCGTGCTGAGCCGCGCGGGATTCGAGGCGCAGGCAAGCGATGCGATCCGCGATGCGGTCTGGCGCAAATTGTTCGGCAACATTTCCTTCAACCCGCTCTCGGTCGTCGCCGGCGCCACGATCGGCCGCATGCTCGACCATCCGCCCTTGCGGCGGATCCTCGTCGCGATGATCGCAGAAACGGTGGCGGTCGCCGGCCCGCTTGGCCTCAAGGGCACGGTCGATATCGAGGCGCGCCTGAACATGCCGCCATCGATGCTCGATTTCAAAACGTCGATGCTTCAGGATTTCGAAGCCGGCCGGCCGCTCGAACTCGGCGCCCTTTCGGGGGCCGTCGGCGAATTAGCCGAGCTCGTCGGCGTCAAGACGCCCATGATCGACGCCATCGGCGCGCTCGCCGCCGAACGCAGCTTGGCTCCCGCGGGCAAAACGATTCATAAGTCGCTTTTGTGA
- a CDS encoding MFS transporter, which translates to MKFLRPYIPLLLASLLLFVGNGTLSTAIPLRGKFENFSDQVIGLIGSGYYAGMLVGSILLPWLVTRFGAVLAFSICAAVGALAGILVPVWADPPFWFLLRFAIGISLTGVYVIIEGWLNGRATARDRGLLLGFYSVVQYCSWALGNQVIKVSVPQAWTLFIIAAAAIALAGIPLWFMREPPPEQDVSQASSHPLAPVIQAAKSLTWFWRVSPVGFVGALLIGTLNGPMWALTPVYAREVGMQTNEISNLMSALMFGSAAMQVPAGFLSDRFDRRSVLVVLCALSAALELVFFFYGASLPVLTIYALGFVLGGFMATPYYVVSAHSVDRAGESRAVDVMAVLVLLYGIGAVAGPNIAPQMMAWLGPSGVFLFEALLHIAIIGFTLWQMSRRTAPIPQESQPVPPPI; encoded by the coding sequence ATGAAGTTCCTGCGCCCCTATATTCCGCTGCTCCTTGCCAGCCTGCTCCTTTTTGTCGGCAACGGCACGCTCTCCACCGCAATCCCCTTGCGCGGCAAATTCGAGAATTTCAGCGATCAAGTCATCGGCCTCATCGGATCGGGCTATTATGCCGGCATGCTGGTCGGCAGCATTCTCCTGCCCTGGCTGGTGACGCGGTTCGGCGCCGTGCTCGCCTTCAGCATCTGCGCCGCCGTGGGGGCGCTCGCCGGCATTCTCGTGCCCGTCTGGGCGGATCCGCCGTTCTGGTTTTTGCTGCGCTTTGCCATCGGCATTTCCCTGACCGGCGTCTATGTGATCATCGAGGGTTGGCTCAACGGCCGGGCAACGGCGCGCGACCGCGGCCTGCTCCTCGGCTTTTACAGCGTCGTGCAATATTGCTCCTGGGCGCTCGGCAACCAGGTGATCAAAGTCTCGGTGCCGCAGGCCTGGACGCTTTTCATCATTGCCGCCGCCGCCATTGCGCTCGCAGGCATTCCGCTCTGGTTCATGCGCGAACCCCCGCCTGAGCAGGACGTATCGCAAGCCTCGTCCCATCCACTTGCCCCCGTCATTCAAGCGGCGAAATCCCTCACATGGTTTTGGCGCGTGTCGCCCGTCGGCTTCGTCGGCGCGCTGTTGATCGGCACGTTGAACGGGCCGATGTGGGCGCTCACGCCGGTCTATGCGCGCGAGGTCGGGATGCAGACGAATGAGATCAGCAATCTGATGTCGGCGCTGATGTTCGGCTCCGCCGCCATGCAAGTCCCGGCGGGCTTCCTGTCCGACCGTTTCGACCGGCGCAGCGTGCTCGTGGTGCTCTGCGCGCTCTCGGCCGCGCTCGAGCTCGTCTTTTTCTTTTATGGCGCATCCTTGCCGGTGCTGACGATCTACGCGCTCGGCTTCGTGCTCGGCGGCTTCATGGCAACGCCCTATTATGTCGTCTCCGCCCATTCGGTCGACCGCGCCGGGGAAAGCCGGGCGGTGGATGTCATGGCAGTTCTGGTGCTGCTCTACGGCATCGGTGCGGTGGCCGGGCCGAATATCGCGCCGCAAATGATGGCCTGGCTCGGACCGTCCGGCGTCTTCCTGTTCGAAGCGTTGCTACATATCGCCATCATCGGCTTCACCCTATGGCAAATGAGCCGCCGCACCGCGCCGATCCCGCAAGAATCGCAGCCGGTGCCGCCGCCGATTTAA